The Pseudomonas fluorescens genome includes a window with the following:
- the pta gene encoding phosphate acetyltransferase yields MQTFFIAPTDFGVGLTSISLGLVRTLERAGLKVGFFKPIAQPHPGDTGPERSTELVARTHGLKPPQPLGLAHVERMLGDGQLDELLEEIITLYQQAAIGKDVLVVEGMVPTRNASYAARVNLHLAKSLDAEVILVSAPENEVLTELSGRVELQAQLFGGPKDPKVLGVILNKVRTDESMEAFSARLKEHSPLLRSGDFRLLGCIPFRPELNAPRTRDVADLMGAQVLNAGDYETRRMSNIIICARTMRNTVELLKPGVLVVTPGDRDDIILAVSLAAINGVPLAGLLLTSDTLPDPRIMDLCRGALQAGLPVLSVSTGSYDTANLLNGLNKEIPIDDRERAEIITDFVASHLDAKWLHQRCGTPREMRLSPAVFRYQLIQRAQAANKRIVLPEGSEPLTVQAAAICQARGIARCVLLAKPADVEAVARAQGIELPPGLEILDPDSIRERYVEPMVRLRKSKSLNAPMAEQQLEDTVVIGTMMLALDEVDGLVSGVIHSTANTIRPALQLIKTAPGCSLVSSVFFMLFPEEVLVYGDCVMNPHPSAAELAEIALQSADSAAAFGIMPRVAMLSYSSGESASGEEVEKVREATLLAHEAQHGLLIDGPLQYDAAANETVARQLAPNSQVAGRATVFIFPDLNTGNTTHKAVQRSADCVSLGPMLQGLRKPVNDLPRGAQVDDIVYTIALTAIQAANRPLDI; encoded by the coding sequence ATGCAAACTTTTTTTATCGCGCCCACCGATTTTGGTGTGGGCCTGACCTCCATCAGCCTCGGGCTGGTGCGTACCCTTGAACGGGCCGGGCTGAAAGTCGGCTTTTTCAAACCCATTGCCCAACCTCATCCCGGCGACACCGGGCCGGAACGCTCCACCGAGCTGGTGGCCCGCACCCATGGCCTCAAGCCGCCGCAGCCCCTGGGCCTGGCGCACGTCGAGCGCATGCTCGGCGACGGCCAGCTCGATGAGCTGCTGGAGGAAATCATTACCCTTTATCAGCAGGCGGCCATCGGCAAGGACGTGCTGGTCGTCGAAGGCATGGTCCCGACCCGCAACGCCAGCTACGCCGCCCGGGTCAACCTGCACCTGGCCAAGAGCCTGGACGCCGAGGTCATCCTGGTGTCGGCACCGGAAAACGAAGTGCTGACCGAGCTGTCTGGCCGGGTAGAGTTGCAGGCGCAGTTGTTTGGCGGGCCGAAGGACCCGAAAGTTCTCGGGGTGATCCTGAACAAGGTCCGCACCGACGAAAGCATGGAGGCGTTTTCCGCACGCCTCAAGGAGCACTCGCCCTTGCTGCGCAGCGGCGATTTCCGCCTGCTCGGTTGCATCCCGTTTCGCCCCGAACTCAATGCCCCGCGCACCCGCGACGTGGCCGACCTGATGGGCGCGCAGGTGCTCAATGCCGGCGACTACGAAACCCGGCGCATGAGCAACATCATCATTTGCGCCCGCACCATGCGCAACACCGTGGAACTGCTCAAGCCCGGCGTGCTGGTGGTGACCCCCGGCGATCGCGACGACATCATCCTGGCCGTGAGCCTGGCAGCGATCAACGGCGTGCCGCTGGCCGGCCTGCTGCTGACCAGCGACACCCTGCCCGACCCGCGCATCATGGACTTGTGCCGCGGCGCCTTGCAGGCGGGGTTGCCGGTTCTGTCGGTCAGCACCGGCTCCTATGACACCGCTAACCTGCTCAACGGCCTGAACAAGGAAATCCCCATTGATGACCGTGAACGTGCAGAGATCATCACCGATTTTGTCGCCAGCCACCTGGACGCCAAATGGCTGCACCAGCGCTGCGGCACGCCACGGGAAATGCGCCTGTCGCCAGCGGTGTTCCGCTATCAGTTGATCCAGCGCGCCCAGGCCGCCAACAAACGTATCGTGCTGCCCGAGGGCAGCGAACCTTTGACCGTCCAGGCAGCCGCCATTTGCCAGGCCCGGGGCATTGCCCGCTGCGTGTTGCTGGCAAAACCGGCCGACGTCGAAGCGGTGGCCCGCGCCCAAGGCATCGAACTGCCGCCGGGGCTGGAGATTCTCGACCCGGATTCGATTCGCGAACGCTACGTCGAACCCATGGTGAGGTTGCGCAAGAGCAAGAGCCTGAACGCGCCGATGGCCGAGCAGCAATTGGAAGACACCGTGGTCATCGGTACCATGATGCTGGCCCTGGATGAAGTGGACGGTCTGGTATCGGGTGTCATCCACTCCACCGCCAACACCATCCGCCCGGCGTTGCAACTGATCAAGACCGCGCCAGGCTGCTCCCTGGTGTCCTCGGTGTTTTTCATGCTGTTTCCCGAAGAAGTGCTGGTCTATGGCGACTGCGTGATGAACCCGCACCCCAGCGCTGCGGAGCTGGCGGAAATCGCCCTGCAAAGTGCCGACTCGGCCGCCGCGTTCGGCATCATGCCGCGGGTGGCCATGCTCAGCTACTCCAGCGGTGAGTCGGCCAGTGGCGAAGAAGTGGAAAAAGTTCGCGAAGCCACCCTGCTTGCCCACGAGGCCCAGCACGGCCTGTTGATCGATGGTCCGCTGCAATACGACGCCGCCGCCAACGAAACCGTGGCACGGCAATTGGCGCCCAACAGCCAGGTGGCCGGTCGGGCGACGGTGTTCATCTTCCCGGACCTCAACACCGGCAACACCACCCACAAGGCCGTGCAGCGCAGCGCCGATTGCGTCAGCCTCGGGCCGATGCTGCAAGGCTTGCGCAAACCGGTGAATGACTTGCCGCGCGGCGCCCAGGTCGACGACATCGTGTACACCATCGCCCTGACCGCGATCCAAGCCGCCAACCGACCTTTGGACATTTAA
- a CDS encoding Nif3-like dinuclear metal center hexameric protein: MAVALNTLVEEADRYLVSSRIADYCPNGLQVEGAPQVMRIVSGVTASQALLDAAVEAEADLVLVHHGYFWKGENPCITGMKQRRLRTLLKHDISLLAYHLPLDLHPEVGNNVQLARQLDITVEGPLDPDNPKIVGLVGSLSEPMTARDFARKVQEVMGREPLLIEGEQMIRRVGWCTGGGQGYIDQAVLAGVDLYLSGEASEQTFHSARENGISFIAAGHHATERYGVQALGDYLARRFALEHIFIDCPNPI, from the coding sequence ATGGCAGTAGCCCTGAACACCCTGGTCGAAGAAGCGGACCGTTACCTGGTCAGCAGCCGGATTGCCGATTACTGCCCCAACGGCCTGCAGGTCGAAGGTGCACCCCAGGTGATGCGCATTGTCAGTGGTGTCACCGCCAGCCAGGCCTTGCTTGACGCTGCCGTCGAGGCCGAGGCCGACCTGGTGCTGGTGCATCACGGTTATTTCTGGAAGGGCGAAAACCCTTGCATCACCGGCATGAAACAGCGTCGTCTCAGGACCTTGCTCAAGCATGATATCAGCCTGTTGGCCTATCACTTGCCGTTGGACCTGCACCCGGAGGTGGGCAATAACGTGCAACTGGCCCGCCAGTTGGACATCACGGTCGAGGGACCGCTGGATCCGGACAATCCCAAGATCGTCGGCCTGGTCGGCTCCCTGTCCGAACCGATGACGGCCCGGGATTTCGCGCGCAAGGTCCAGGAAGTCATGGGGCGTGAGCCGTTGTTGATCGAAGGCGAGCAGATGATCCGCCGGGTTGGCTGGTGCACCGGTGGCGGCCAGGGCTATATCGATCAGGCGGTATTGGCCGGCGTCGACCTGTATCTCAGCGGCGAGGCGTCGGAGCAGACGTTCCACAGTGCGCGGGAAAACGGCATCAGCTTCATCGCCGCAGGGCATCATGCGACCGAGCGCTACGGTGTCCAGGCATTGGGCGATTACCTGGCGCGACGCTTTGCCCTGGAGCACATCTTCATCGATTGCCCGAATCCCATTTGA
- a CDS encoding acyltransferase: MLDFLPAPLRGVIASLLLALNTIACCTPLFIVAIFKLLLPFPAAQRFTDWLMGHIHEAWISNNKAWMNLLRRTRWHLSGLEGLDYQHSYLITSNHQSWVDIMVLQYVLNRRIRPLKFFLKQELIWVPVIGLAWWALGFPFMKRYSKAYLEKHPEKKGKDLETTRKTCAKFRDNPVGIFNFVEGTRFTEGKHAQQQSPFRYLLKPKAGGIAFVLDAMGEQLESIINVTIHYPGGRPGYWDLLCGKMDEVVVHFQELKIPPQFIGKNYDQDGVYRLEFQGWINQLWQDKDALLSQMHREYPSKS; the protein is encoded by the coding sequence ATGCTGGACTTTCTGCCTGCCCCCTTGCGCGGCGTCATTGCCTCGCTGCTGTTGGCGCTGAACACCATCGCCTGCTGCACACCGCTGTTCATCGTGGCGATCTTCAAGCTGTTGCTGCCCTTCCCCGCTGCCCAGCGCTTCACTGACTGGTTGATGGGCCACATCCACGAAGCCTGGATCAGCAACAACAAGGCCTGGATGAACCTGCTGCGTCGTACCCGCTGGCACCTCAGCGGCCTGGAGGGCCTGGACTACCAGCATTCGTACCTGATCACCAGCAACCATCAGAGCTGGGTCGATATCATGGTGTTGCAGTACGTGCTGAACCGACGCATCCGGCCGTTGAAGTTCTTTCTCAAGCAGGAACTGATCTGGGTACCGGTGATCGGCCTGGCCTGGTGGGCGCTGGGCTTCCCGTTCATGAAACGCTACTCCAAGGCTTACCTGGAAAAGCATCCGGAAAAGAAAGGCAAGGACCTGGAAACCACCCGCAAGACCTGCGCGAAGTTTCGCGACAATCCCGTGGGTATTTTCAATTTCGTCGAAGGCACGCGTTTCACCGAAGGCAAGCATGCCCAGCAGCAGTCACCGTTTCGCTACCTGCTCAAACCCAAGGCCGGCGGCATCGCGTTTGTGCTCGACGCCATGGGTGAACAACTGGAGTCGATCATCAACGTGACGATCCATTATCCGGGCGGGCGTCCGGGGTATTGGGATCTGCTGTGCGGCAAGATGGACGAGGTGGTGGTGCATTTCCAGGAACTGAAGATCCCACCGCAGTTCATTGGCAAGAACTACGATCAGGACGGCGTGTATCGCCTGGAGTTCCAGGGCTGGATCAACCAGTTGTGGCAGGACAAGGATGCGTTGCTTTCGCAGATGCACCGCGAGTATCCCTCTAAGTCTTGA
- a CDS encoding TonB-dependent siderophore receptor yields MSSLKRLSLASLAFGLLGDPAYAEDLQPLELDAITVTSDYESPTGPVTGYRATRSASATKTDTALRDIPQSISVIPASVLKDLGSTSVERALEYAGGVSKQNNFGGLTLYEYSVRGFTTSEFYKDGFSANRGYPSTPDAANIERIEVLKGPAASLYGRGDPGGTVNIVTKKPQPEAFTTLQTSAGSWDRYRTALDVNTPLDTEGNLLSRVNLAVEDNNSFRDHVGSKRVFVAPSISWQLSPDTRLLVESEIVRHSSTFDRGIVAPNNRWSGVSRSTFLGEPNDGDIDNHNNMLQAALEHQLNDAWQLRLASHYKQGELWGFASEARPLNADGHTVNRRYRERDNNWHDSITQLELRGMFDLGPWQHELLIGTEYEDYRKNERVTTINGSAYPIDIYQPIYGQPKPDGKRTGPDFFEHVQSRALNLQDQIVFTDKLRGMLGVRYEHFEQSIDDHNTHLTSRQRHDALTQRAGLLYQLTPEVGLFANASTSFKPNNGLDAGGKTFDPEEGVGYEVGIKSELFDDRLSTTLAAFHIEKENVLSPVAGTDFSRAIGKARSQGIDLQLTGQVTDAVRVIGAYAYIDAEVTKGDPGNPTGSRILGVAKHSGSLLGVYEFQDGHLRGSDVGAAFTYVGDRSGEAGKDFELPAYHTVDLLAHYKASDEVTVGLNLNNVFDEKYYERSYSNYWVTPGDPRNFTVSLTLDL; encoded by the coding sequence ATGTCATCCTTGAAACGGCTCTCTCTCGCCAGCCTGGCCTTCGGCCTTTTGGGCGACCCGGCCTACGCCGAAGACCTCCAGCCTCTGGAGCTGGACGCCATCACCGTGACGTCCGACTACGAATCCCCCACCGGGCCCGTCACAGGCTATCGCGCCACCCGCTCCGCCAGCGCCACCAAAACCGACACCGCCCTGCGCGACATCCCGCAATCGATCAGCGTGATTCCCGCCAGCGTGCTCAAGGACCTGGGCAGCACCAGCGTCGAACGGGCATTGGAATACGCCGGCGGTGTATCGAAGCAGAACAACTTCGGTGGCCTGACGCTCTACGAATACAGCGTGCGCGGCTTCACCACATCGGAATTCTACAAGGACGGCTTCAGCGCCAACCGCGGTTATCCAAGCACCCCAGACGCCGCGAACATCGAACGCATCGAAGTACTCAAGGGCCCAGCCGCCAGCCTGTATGGACGGGGCGATCCCGGCGGTACGGTGAACATAGTCACCAAGAAACCCCAGCCCGAAGCCTTCACCACCTTGCAAACCAGCGCTGGCAGTTGGGATCGCTACCGCACTGCGCTGGACGTCAACACGCCACTGGACACCGAAGGCAACCTGCTGTCGCGGGTCAACCTGGCGGTCGAGGACAACAATAGCTTTCGCGACCATGTCGGCAGCAAACGTGTTTTCGTTGCGCCTTCCATCAGTTGGCAACTGAGCCCCGATACGCGGTTGCTGGTGGAAAGCGAAATCGTGCGCCACAGCTCGACGTTCGACCGCGGCATCGTCGCTCCGAACAATCGCTGGAGCGGCGTTTCCCGATCGACGTTCCTGGGCGAGCCCAACGACGGCGACATCGACAATCACAACAACATGCTCCAGGCCGCCCTCGAGCATCAGCTCAACGACGCCTGGCAGTTACGCTTGGCCAGCCATTACAAGCAGGGTGAGCTCTGGGGATTCGCTTCCGAAGCACGCCCGTTGAATGCCGACGGCCACACGGTGAACCGCCGCTACCGCGAGCGCGACAACAATTGGCACGACAGCATCACCCAACTTGAATTGCGTGGAATGTTCGACCTCGGCCCCTGGCAGCACGAACTGTTGATCGGCACGGAATATGAGGACTATCGCAAGAACGAGCGCGTGACCACCATCAACGGCAGCGCTTATCCCATCGACATTTATCAACCGATTTATGGCCAGCCAAAACCTGATGGCAAACGCACCGGCCCCGATTTTTTCGAACATGTACAAAGCCGCGCACTGAACCTGCAGGACCAGATCGTCTTCACCGACAAGCTGCGAGGCATGCTCGGCGTGCGCTATGAGCATTTCGAGCAAAGCATCGACGACCACAACACCCACCTCACCAGCCGCCAACGCCACGACGCTCTGACGCAACGGGCCGGCCTGCTGTATCAGTTGACGCCCGAGGTCGGCCTGTTTGCCAACGCCTCCACCTCGTTCAAACCCAACAACGGCCTGGATGCCGGCGGCAAGACTTTCGATCCCGAGGAAGGGGTCGGCTATGAAGTGGGGATCAAGAGCGAGTTGTTCGACGATCGCCTGAGCACCACCCTGGCGGCCTTCCATATCGAGAAGGAAAACGTCCTGAGCCCGGTCGCCGGCACCGACTTCAGCCGCGCCATTGGCAAGGCCCGCAGCCAGGGCATCGACTTGCAATTGACCGGGCAGGTGACCGACGCCGTGCGGGTGATCGGCGCCTATGCCTACATCGACGCCGAAGTGACCAAGGGTGACCCGGGAAACCCCACTGGCAGCCGGATCCTCGGCGTCGCTAAACACAGCGGCAGCCTGCTGGGGGTCTACGAATTCCAAGATGGGCACCTGCGCGGCTCGGATGTTGGCGCGGCGTTCACTTACGTCGGCGATCGCTCGGGCGAAGCCGGCAAGGATTTCGAACTGCCGGCCTACCACACCGTGGACCTGCTGGCCCATTACAAGGCCAGCGATGAGGTCACCGTGGGCCTGAACCTGAATAACGTCTTCGACGAAAAATACTACGAACGCTCCTACAGCAATTACTGGGTCACTCCCGGCGATCCGCGCAACTTCACTGTCAGCCTCACCCTCGATCTATAA
- the cysD gene encoding sulfate adenylyltransferase subunit CysD, whose amino-acid sequence MVDKLTHLKQLEAESIHIIREVAAEFDNPVMLYSIGKDSAVMLHLARKAFFPGKLPFPVMHVDTRWKFQEMYKFRDRMVEELGLDLITHVNPDGVAQGINPFTHGSAKHTDIMKTEGLKQALDKYGFDAAFGGARRDEEKSRAKERVYSFRDSKHRWDPKNQRPELWNVYNGKVNKGESIRVFPLSNWTELDIWQYIYLEGIPIVPLYFAAEREVIEKNGTLIMIDDERILEHLSDEDKARIVKKKVRFRTLGCYPLTGAVESEAESLTDIIQEMLLTRTSERQGRVIDHDGAGSMEDKKRQGYF is encoded by the coding sequence ATGGTCGACAAACTGACGCATCTGAAACAGCTGGAGGCGGAAAGCATCCACATCATCCGCGAGGTGGCCGCCGAGTTCGATAACCCGGTGATGCTGTACTCCATCGGTAAAGACTCCGCCGTGATGCTGCACCTGGCACGCAAGGCGTTCTTCCCCGGCAAGCTGCCGTTTCCGGTGATGCACGTCGACACCCGCTGGAAATTCCAGGAAATGTACAAGTTCCGCGACCGCATGGTCGAGGAACTGGGCCTGGACCTGATCACCCACGTGAACCCGGACGGCGTGGCGCAGGGCATCAACCCGTTCACCCACGGCAGTGCCAAGCACACCGACATCATGAAGACCGAAGGCCTCAAGCAGGCCCTGGACAAATATGGTTTCGACGCCGCGTTCGGCGGTGCCCGTCGCGATGAAGAGAAATCCCGCGCCAAGGAGCGCGTGTACTCGTTCCGTGACAGCAAGCACCGCTGGGACCCGAAGAACCAGCGCCCGGAACTGTGGAACGTCTACAACGGCAAGGTCAACAAAGGCGAGTCGATCCGCGTATTCCCGCTGTCGAACTGGACCGAGCTGGACATCTGGCAGTACATCTACCTCGAAGGCATCCCGATCGTGCCGCTGTACTTTGCCGCCGAGCGTGAAGTGATCGAGAAGAACGGCACGCTGATCATGATTGACGACGAGCGCATCCTCGAGCACCTGTCGGATGAAGACAAAGCCCGTATCGTCAAGAAGAAAGTGCGTTTCCGTACCCTTGGCTGCTACCCGTTGACGGGCGCGGTGGAGTCCGAGGCCGAGAGCCTGACGGACATCATCCAGGAAATGCTCCTGACGCGAACTTCCGAGCGCCAGGGCCGGGTCATCGACCACGATGGCGCAGGCTCGATGGAAGATAAAAAACGTCAGGGTTATTTCTAA
- a CDS encoding DUF3565 domain-containing protein yields METALLAAISMGRDLLHKNEERTSLNKDLPESERNPDKRTCPNRPRVTGFHQDEDGHWVAELSCGHTQHLRHQPPWQSRAWVLDPAQRIEKIGQPFDCGWCAQAPVSDNLGDWN; encoded by the coding sequence ATGGAGACAGCCTTATTGGCGGCGATCAGCATGGGGCGAGACCTTTTGCATAAGAATGAAGAACGGACAAGTCTAAACAAGGATTTGCCCGAAAGCGAACGGAACCCGGACAAACGGACTTGCCCGAACAGACCGAGGGTCACCGGTTTCCATCAGGACGAGGACGGGCACTGGGTGGCCGAGCTTTCCTGTGGCCATACCCAACACCTGCGCCACCAGCCACCCTGGCAGTCCCGGGCCTGGGTACTGGACCCTGCGCAACGCATTGAAAAAATAGGCCAGCCCTTTGACTGCGGCTGGTGCGCACAGGCCCCGGTTAGCGATAACCTTGGCGACTGGAATTGA
- a CDS encoding FKBP-type peptidyl-prolyl cis-trans isomerase, protein MLIAANKAVSIDYTLTNDAGEVIDSSAGGAPLVYLHGAGNIIQGLEKALEGKTVGDDLNVTVEPEDAYGEYSAELVSTLSRSMFEGVDELEVGMQFHASAPDGQMQIVTIRDLEGDDVTVDGNHPLAGQRLNFKVKIVDIRDASQEEIAHGHVHGEGGHHH, encoded by the coding sequence ATGCTGATCGCCGCCAATAAGGCTGTCTCCATCGACTATACCCTGACCAACGACGCTGGTGAGGTCATCGACAGCTCTGCCGGCGGCGCTCCGCTGGTCTACCTGCATGGCGCAGGCAACATCATCCAGGGCTTGGAAAAAGCCCTGGAAGGCAAAACGGTCGGTGACGACCTGAACGTTACCGTCGAGCCGGAAGACGCCTATGGCGAGTACTCCGCCGAACTGGTCAGCACCCTGAGCCGCAGCATGTTCGAAGGCGTTGATGAGCTGGAAGTGGGCATGCAGTTCCACGCTTCCGCCCCCGATGGCCAGATGCAGATCGTCACCATTCGCGACCTGGAAGGCGACGACGTCACCGTTGACGGCAACCACCCGCTGGCCGGCCAGCGTTTGAACTTCAAAGTCAAGATCGTCGACATCCGTGACGCCAGCCAAGAAGAAATTGCCCATGGTCACGTCCATGGCGAAGGCGGCCATCACCACTGA
- the cysN gene encoding sulfate adenylyltransferase subunit CysN: protein MSHQSDLISEDILAYLGQHERKELLRFLTCGNVDDGKSTLIGRLLHDSKMIYEDHLEAITRDSKKVGTTGDDIDLALLVDGLQAEREQGITIDVAYRYFSTAKRKFIIADTPGHEQYTRNMATGASTCDLAIILVDARYGVQTQTRRHSFIASLLGIKHIVVAINKMDLKDFDQGVFESIKADYLKFAEGLKMKPTSMHFVPMSALKGDNVVNKSERSPWYTGQSLMEILETVEVAGDRNFTDLRFPVQYVNRPNLNFRGFAGTLASGIVHKGDEVVVLPSGKSSRVKSIVTFEGELEHAGPGQAVTLTMEDEIDISRGDLLVHADNVPPVTDSFEAMLVWMAEEPMLPGKKYDIKRATSYVPGSIASIVNKVDVNTLEEGPASALQLNEIGKVKIALDAPIALDGYESNRTTGAFIVIDRLTNGTVGAGMIVAQPLAHGSSTHHGKQAHVSVEERAQRFGQQPATVLFSGLSGAGKSTLAYAVERKLFDMGRAVFVLDGQNLRHDLNKGLPQDRAGRTENWRRAAHVARQFNEAGLLTLAAFVAPNAEGREQAKDLIGKERLLTVYVQASPAVCAQRDPQGLYAAAGDNIPGESFPYDVPLDADLVIDTQSLTLEESVKQVLDLLRKRGAI from the coding sequence ATGTCGCACCAATCTGATTTGATCAGCGAGGACATCCTCGCCTACCTGGGCCAGCACGAGCGTAAAGAGCTGCTGCGTTTCCTGACCTGCGGTAACGTCGACGACGGCAAGAGCACCCTGATCGGGCGCCTGCTGCACGACTCCAAGATGATCTACGAAGATCACCTGGAAGCCATCACCCGCGATTCGAAGAAAGTTGGCACCACCGGTGACGACATCGACCTGGCGTTGCTGGTCGACGGCCTGCAGGCCGAGCGCGAACAAGGCATCACCATCGATGTCGCGTACCGCTATTTCTCCACCGCCAAGCGCAAATTCATCATCGCCGATACCCCGGGCCATGAGCAGTACACCCGCAATATGGCCACCGGTGCGTCCACCTGTGACCTGGCTATCATCCTGGTGGACGCCCGCTATGGCGTGCAGACCCAGACCCGACGCCACAGCTTCATCGCCTCGTTGCTGGGCATCAAGCACATCGTCGTCGCCATCAACAAGATGGACCTCAAGGACTTCGACCAAGGTGTGTTCGAGTCGATCAAGGCCGACTACCTGAAGTTCGCCGAAGGCTTGAAGATGAAGCCCACCAGCATGCACTTCGTGCCGATGTCGGCCCTCAAGGGCGACAACGTGGTGAACAAATCCGAGCGCTCGCCGTGGTACACCGGCCAGTCGCTGATGGAAATCCTCGAGACGGTGGAAGTGGCGGGCGACCGTAACTTCACCGACCTGCGTTTCCCGGTGCAGTACGTCAACCGTCCGAACCTGAACTTCCGCGGTTTCGCCGGCACCCTCGCCAGCGGCATCGTGCACAAGGGCGACGAAGTGGTGGTGCTGCCGTCGGGCAAGAGCAGCCGCGTGAAATCCATCGTCACTTTCGAAGGCGAGCTGGAACACGCTGGTCCTGGCCAGGCAGTCACGCTGACCATGGAAGACGAGATCGACATCTCCCGTGGCGACCTGCTGGTGCATGCCGACAACGTGCCGCCGGTCACCGACAGCTTCGAAGCGATGCTGGTGTGGATGGCCGAAGAGCCGATGTTGCCGGGCAAGAAATACGACATCAAGCGCGCCACCAGTTACGTGCCGGGCTCGATTGCCAGCATCGTCAACAAGGTGGATGTGAACACCCTTGAAGAAGGTCCGGCCAGCGCGTTGCAGCTCAACGAAATCGGCAAGGTGAAGATCGCCCTGGATGCGCCGATTGCCCTGGACGGTTACGAGAGCAACCGCACCACCGGTGCGTTCATCGTCATCGATCGCCTGACCAACGGCACAGTCGGTGCCGGCATGATCGTCGCCCAGCCGCTGGCTCACGGCAGCAGCACGCACCACGGCAAACAGGCCCACGTGTCGGTGGAAGAGCGCGCCCAGCGCTTCGGCCAGCAGCCGGCCACGGTGTTGTTCAGCGGCTTGTCGGGCGCGGGTAAAAGCACCCTGGCCTATGCGGTGGAACGCAAGTTGTTCGACATGGGGCGTGCGGTCTTCGTCCTCGATGGCCAGAACCTGCGCCATGACCTGAACAAGGGGCTGCCGCAGGATCGTGCCGGACGTACCGAGAACTGGCGCCGTGCGGCTCACGTCGCCCGTCAGTTCAACGAAGCCGGCCTGCTGACCCTCGCCGCGTTCGTTGCGCCAAATGCCGAAGGGCGTGAGCAGGCCAAAGACCTGATCGGCAAGGAGCGTCTGTTGACGGTCTACGTCCAGGCCTCGCCAGCGGTGTGCGCCCAGCGTGATCCGCAAGGGTTGTATGCCGCCGCTGGCGACAACATCCCAGGCGAATCCTTCCCGTATGACGTGCCGCTGGATGCCGACCTGGTCATCGACACCCAGTCGCTGACACTGGAAGAAAGCGTCAAGCAGGTGCTGGATCTGCTGCGCAAGCGTGGGGCGATATAA
- the algW gene encoding Do family serine endopeptidase AlgW — MLKALRFSGWPLLAGVLVALLIIQRYPEWVGLPSLDVNLQQAPQTKAVQQGPVSYADAVTTAAPAVVNLYTTKVINKPSHPLFEDPQFRRFFGDNSPKQKRMESSLGSGVIMSPEGYILTNNHVTSGADQIVVALKDGRETLARVIGSDPETDLAVLKIDLKNLPAITIGRSDSIRIGDVTLAIGNPFGVGQTVTMGIISATGRNQLGLNNYEDFIQTDAAINPGNSGGALVDANGNLTGINTAIFSKSGGSQGIGFAIPVKLAMEVMKSIIEHGQVIRGWLGIEVQPLTQELAESFGLSGRPGIVVAGIFRDGPAQKAGLQLGDVILSIDGEPAGDGRRSMNQVARIKPTDKVTIQVMRNGKELKLTAEIGLRPPPAPAVLKEEQ, encoded by the coding sequence ATGCTCAAGGCGCTGCGTTTTTCCGGCTGGCCGCTGTTGGCCGGCGTGCTTGTCGCTCTACTGATTATCCAGCGCTACCCGGAATGGGTCGGCCTGCCAAGCCTTGATGTCAACCTGCAGCAGGCGCCGCAAACCAAGGCTGTGCAACAGGGGCCGGTGTCCTACGCCGACGCCGTGACCACCGCCGCGCCAGCCGTGGTGAACCTGTACACCACCAAGGTCATCAACAAGCCCAGCCATCCGCTGTTCGAAGACCCGCAATTCCGGCGGTTCTTCGGCGACAACTCGCCCAAGCAGAAGCGCATGGAGTCGAGCCTGGGATCGGGCGTGATCATGAGCCCGGAAGGTTATATCTTGACCAACAACCACGTCACCAGCGGCGCCGACCAGATCGTGGTAGCCCTCAAGGACGGTCGTGAAACACTGGCGCGAGTGATCGGCAGCGACCCGGAAACCGACCTCGCGGTGCTGAAGATCGACCTCAAGAACCTGCCGGCCATCACCATCGGCCGCTCAGACAGCATCCGCATCGGCGACGTCACCCTGGCCATCGGCAACCCGTTCGGTGTCGGCCAGACCGTGACCATGGGCATCATCAGCGCCACCGGACGCAACCAGCTGGGCCTGAACAACTACGAAGACTTCATCCAGACCGACGCCGCGATCAACCCGGGCAACTCCGGCGGCGCGCTGGTGGATGCCAACGGCAACCTCACTGGGATCAACACGGCGATCTTCTCCAAGTCCGGCGGCAGCCAGGGCATCGGCTTCGCCATTCCGGTGAAGCTGGCGATGGAGGTGATGAAGTCCATCATCGAGCACGGCCAGGTGATCCGTGGCTGGCTGGGTATTGAAGTCCAACCGCTGACCCAGGAACTGGCGGAGTCCTTCGGCTTGTCCGGGAGGCCCGGTATCGTGGTGGCGGGAATTTTCCGCGACGGCCCGGCGCAGAAGGCCGGCCTGCAACTGGGCGATGTGATCCTGAGCATCGATGGCGAGCCGGCCGGCGATGGCCGCCGCTCGATGAACCAGGTGGCGCGGATCAAGCCCACCGACAAGGTGACGATCCAGGTCATGCGCAACGGCAAGGAGCTCAAGCTCACCGCTGAAATCGGCCTGCGCCCACCGCCGGCACCGGCAGTGCTCAAGGAAGAGCAGTAG